The proteins below come from a single Prochlorococcus marinus str. MIT 9215 genomic window:
- a CDS encoding zinc-ribbon domain-containing protein, with protein sequence MKINTDKFKEDLKKILPDIEVLGEYKTMKTKIKLKCSVKDCNHEWFSTPDNLLRRMKYGCPECAKKELNNTWKNNIRIWLKKNRNDLILIGSLRKYEDKTKWRCAKPECSFEWEANFKSIRGAGSGCPKCGIEKVRESKILPEEEFKKWLYNERPLIKLLSYKSQSNKATFQCLNNDCDTKGGKIWETIPEVLRLQNRGLSGCNHCGWKKSSREKRISEKAIRQWMEENKPKIIMGKDYENTKKHTSFTCKVCNYKWKTSINVFRTNDAGCPNCSGNPPVTKERFLERLSEVSKNSIRLIGKWNGNSQKSLFKCLKCSNEWKAQPARLTSSSPTGCPSCVETGFNRNLPSWIYLMEREIDQQFGITNDLVQRIKFHEREGWKLIDKFGPSSGEYILEKESKLKIWLKEEIGFDLKGKEENWLKNKFKVKNLNSLFEFAKIEKLYEKKLISLNNVNQGSNSLTRQSLNCRNEEYPFEWKLLPKTKLEAWENNEKKFFDGKRCRQGHLAPRFVSGPCTECIKLNQLKINARVKETRARKIIDAKKFKECPECKKVFLITPEMRKDKTFCSKICAGAESKRSYVKNNPELVKEQKKKSRLKKSKLSIS encoded by the coding sequence ATGAAAATTAACACTGATAAATTTAAAGAAGATTTAAAAAAGATTCTGCCAGATATAGAGGTACTTGGCGAATACAAAACGATGAAAACTAAAATAAAATTAAAATGCTCAGTAAAGGATTGTAATCATGAGTGGTTTAGTACACCAGATAATTTATTGAGGAGAATGAAATATGGATGTCCAGAATGCGCGAAAAAGGAATTAAATAATACCTGGAAAAATAATATTAGAATCTGGCTTAAAAAGAATAGAAATGATTTGATATTAATCGGTAGTCTTAGGAAATACGAAGATAAAACAAAATGGCGTTGCGCTAAACCCGAGTGTAGTTTTGAATGGGAAGCTAACTTTAAATCGATAAGGGGAGCAGGATCTGGATGCCCAAAGTGTGGTATTGAAAAAGTTAGAGAATCTAAAATTTTGCCAGAAGAGGAGTTTAAAAAGTGGCTCTATAATGAGAGACCTTTAATTAAGTTGCTTTCATATAAAAGTCAATCTAATAAGGCAACTTTTCAGTGCTTAAATAATGATTGTGATACTAAAGGCGGAAAGATTTGGGAAACAATTCCAGAAGTTTTACGTCTTCAAAATAGAGGATTATCTGGATGTAATCATTGTGGATGGAAAAAAAGTAGTAGAGAAAAAAGGATATCAGAGAAGGCAATACGACAATGGATGGAAGAAAATAAACCAAAAATAATTATGGGTAAAGACTATGAAAATACGAAAAAACATACTTCATTTACTTGTAAAGTTTGTAATTATAAATGGAAAACCTCAATAAATGTTTTTCGAACAAATGATGCAGGTTGTCCTAATTGTTCAGGGAATCCACCAGTAACTAAAGAGAGGTTTTTAGAAAGATTAAGCGAAGTCTCTAAGAACTCAATTCGGCTGATTGGAAAATGGAATGGAAATAGTCAAAAATCTCTTTTTAAATGTCTCAAATGTTCCAATGAATGGAAGGCACAGCCAGCCAGACTAACTAGCAGTTCGCCTACAGGATGCCCATCATGTGTTGAGACAGGTTTTAATCGTAATTTACCTTCTTGGATTTATTTAATGGAGAGAGAAATAGATCAACAATTTGGTATAACGAATGATTTGGTTCAAAGGATTAAATTTCATGAAAGGGAAGGTTGGAAATTGATTGATAAATTTGGACCCTCATCGGGAGAATATATTCTTGAAAAAGAAAGTAAATTAAAAATATGGCTTAAAGAGGAAATAGGATTTGACTTAAAAGGTAAAGAAGAAAATTGGCTTAAAAACAAGTTTAAAGTAAAAAACTTAAACTCACTGTTCGAGTTTGCAAAGATAGAAAAACTTTATGAAAAAAAATTAATTTCTCTCAACAATGTAAATCAGGGTAGTAATTCATTAACTAGGCAATCATTAAATTGCAGGAATGAAGAATATCCCTTTGAATGGAAACTATTACCAAAAACTAAATTAGAGGCTTGGGAAAACAATGAAAAAAAATTCTTCGATGGTAAAAGATGCAGGCAAGGGCACTTAGCACCAAGGTTTGTTTCTGGACCATGTACAGAATGTATTAAGTTAAATCAACTTAAAATTAATGCAAGGGTTAAAGAAACTAGAGCAAGAAAAATAATTGACGCAAAAAAATTTAAAGAATGCCCTGAATGTAAAAAAGTTTTTCTAATAACTCCAGAAATGAGAAAGGATAAAACTTTCTGCTCAAAGATTTGTGCAGGTGCGGAATCCAAAAGGTCATACGTAAAAAATAATCCTGAATTAGTTAAAGAACAGAAAAAAAAATCGAGGCTCAAAAAATCTAAATTATCAATCTCATAA